In the Telopea speciosissima isolate NSW1024214 ecotype Mountain lineage chromosome 6, Tspe_v1, whole genome shotgun sequence genome, CACATTGCCTTTCAAGGATTCCTCTCCCTTTTTATGGTTGGTGTAGCTTCCACTGAAAACTCATAGATAGTTTAAGGTTTATTTATTGCATTGCTCGGTAGTTATGGCAATTCTTTTATTGCTATTAGTTCGTATAATGGCACTTGCATGATCGTTTCTCAactttggcattttttttttaatggagaaagagagagctgCCTGGGTGCGTGTGGTGGAAGCTACACACCAATAACTCCTCTCTATATCTTTGTCTTCTTAACACTATCTCCCCTCATGCCCTTCCTATTGACAAACTATAACTAGTCCCCCTAATTAATGGGTTCTCCATACTGCTAGCTCAAAGAACATGTACCTAGAAAAATAAGCACTACCAGACTTTTATTGTAACAGTATACGagacaaaatcaaataaaaaaacaacttcAATATTTAATGATGGTTTCAGTGGCCAAACTATACAATTTTAGAAACTTTTAACGTATCTAGCATCCAATGGGATTATATGAATTGTACTAAGCAACATGTGTTgagagtgacccaaaatgccctgcccagatctcGGCTCGGACGAaggagcgatgcgcgctggctagtgtgcaataaggaattaaagttgcacattccctcacaaggcgtcttttgggggattggtaAGCGTttaatcctacaattggtatcagagtaggtggtcgcgagttcgagtctccccggtgtcatgggtgctctgttattgggcatgcatttggggggggagcgatgcgcgctggctcGGGCGAGAGAAAGTGCAACTTTAATGCTGCCCCGGATCCCGACTCGCGGCgagaaggtgcaactttaatgcTCGCCGGATCCCACTCAGCTCGGGAgagaaggtgcaactttaatgccctgcccagatcccagctcaggcgagggagcgatgcgctctggctggtgtgcaataagaaattaaagttgcaccttctcTCACAAGAAGTCTTTtaggggattggcaagcgcttaatcctacaacATGAGGCATCATcatatatccgccattccacggtcttaaaagtcggttaaccttttgggattggtgtgtggtttgtgtgattacactttcatcaaaaaaagaaggggtgCGTGGGTTTAATCTCACAttgggtgtgtgagtgtggtgtgtgttgtgtatatccgccttTCTACAGTCCTAAGAGTTGGtcaaccttttgggattggtgtgtgatttgtgtgattacactttcagtGAAAAAAAACATGAGGCATCCTCATGTATGAAAGAGATTTGTTGTATGTTtccatttgtattttttttacaatGTGTTTCTTTGTCCTTGAAATTATCACATTGAGATTGAAGTCAGTTTTCTTGAAAACTTCTGCAGTTAATTAATACTTGCATTTCATTGTTTtgtataaaaattattttttttcccgcAAAGTTAAAGTATATATTGCACTTGTGTACCATACCATTTtgtacataaaataaaaaataaatgccaAAGTTGAGTGTTGGTGAACTAAATGttaagaaatggaaaaaaaattttattattatcagtAAATCGATGAGAAAGGTATCTATGAGTTGTCGGTAGAAGCTACACCACCAACTCCTCTCTATATCTTTGTCTTCCTTACACACTCTCCCCTCCTACTTCTCCTATTTACAAACTATAACTAGTCCCCCCAATTACTGGGTTCGGCATTCTACTAGCTCATGGAACATCTACCTAAAAGAACAAAGACTATCAAACATTTTCTTGTAACATAATAGGAgacaaaaccaaataaaaaaaataaccttAATATTCAACATGGTGGTTTCAATGACCAAACTGCACATTGTTAGAAACTTTGAACGCATCTAGTATCCAATGGGATTACATGAACCGTACTATGCAATATGAGGCACCCTGTGAATGAAATGGATTTTCATATAATGCATATTTccatctgtaattttttttaccatGTGCATCTTGGTCCTTGAAATCAGCATATTGAAATTGAAGTCAatttttctgaaaattttttaCGTTATCGAAAACTCATGCATTTATCTGTTTTGTATAAACATTATGGGAGAAGGTTGGACATACACCAATCACAAGGCTTGACACAAGATGGCATgggggtcttttccaaaggggaagagagaggatgacacatgctgAACATTATCTATTTTATTCACAAAATTAGGTATATATTCCATTTAAGTACCATACAATTTCgtgcataaaattaaaaataaatgccGAAGTTGAGTAACAATCATAAAAGTGCTGTTATACGAAGTACAACAGTAAAAGAATTACCATAACCTCCAAGGAAAACAATGGTTGAAAAATGGCTAGTGCATTGGTGCAGTAATTATTaggcaaaggaaaaaaaatgattgttGACTATCAATAAACGAGAAAAGTATCTATGAGTTATCGATGGAAGCTACACCAACCACTCCAATctacatctctctcctcctaacACTCTCTCATTTCTTGCCCCTCCTATTGACGAACTATTACTAGTCCCCTAATTAGTGGATTCTCCATACTATTAGCTCAGAGAATATctaccaaaaaacataaaaaaaactatCAATCATTTATTGCAACATTATAGAAGACAaaaccaaataataaaaaaaaaaaaaaaactaagtaatTATTATGACAATTTCAATGACCAAACTGCACAATGTTTAGAAACTTTGACCGCTAGCATGCAAATGAGATTATTGAACTATACTACGCAATATGAGGCATCCCCGTGTATGAAACGGATAAAATGTGCATATTTGTCCTTGAAATTATCACATTGAGATTTAAGTTAATTTTCCTAAAACTTTCGACTTTAATTAAACTTATGCGTTTATCTGTTTTGTATAaacattatttattttcttcacaAAATTAGGTATACTATATATTGTACTTGAGTACCATACCATTTTAtgtataaaatagaaaaaaaaactcataaaaaaaaaaaaaagagcaacaaGACTTTATTCCCCAAAAAAAGCAAATTAAATGGTAtatcttttggattttttaccttttttttttggtgcaaggATTTTTTAGCTAACAGGCTTACATATGTAGATATCACTTGCAGGGATAGTTGATAAATGTGGGAgatatttttggattttgattgaCATTTTGTAGCTAACAGGGTTACATATGTAGAATTGTAGATATCATTTGCAAGATTAGTTAATTAAATGGGGCAGatattttgggattttgattACTTTTTATCACCTCTATGGCCATATACATTTCACTGAAACATAGCCAATAAAGCATTTAAGCTGTAGATAAGCTTGAATCTTGAACAGTACAACCACCAAGAAGAGTAATACAATAATAATTCCCAGAGCCCAATTCCACCCATTAGAGGAACGAGGAAGTCCTGACACTTTTTCCTCAAAGGATAACAGGAAATGAAGATTCCCCTAataaaaagtaagaaatgagagaaaaagattTGAAGTATCTGAAACAGATGGAAGAGGGATATAGAGGAAATGAAGATTTCCCTTTATTCAATGTTTCAAATCGTGTAGTTTTAAGTATCTGCCGTGGCTTCTCCATCGTTTATCCACCTCCTATGGTTTTCCCTTTTAAGACTCGAGGGATATCTTGGTTACGAAGTTCTCTCACTTGCTTCTCTGTTTCGTTCTTTATAAGCTGTTCTCTTGTCCTGTCTCAAACATTCTGAACTCGCATTGCAAGATAAACCAGAGGAACAGAGGCTCTTTGGTCATTCTTTGTTGTAGAATGGTTAAGCTAACCATAATCGGAAGAGTCAGTGATGGGTTGCCTATTGCCCAAGGCCCTCGTTACGTGAATGAAGAGAATGATAATATGCTGTTCTACAAGCAACAGGGAGAGTTCATACTCAGAGAAATTTCTCGAGGAGTCCTCTCACCTTCAAAGATGTCTATTCGCATTGACCACCATTGCTTCTAGtatcctttttttctctttctattttacTGTAAACTCCAACATTTTTGTATTCCATACTAATTCCCCATATCCACTgcattttctttaattttgctGATGCTAAAGCTTTTTGGTTGATAATGGATTCTGCTATAGCACGTTGTGTGAATCCTCGTACCCAAGAAAATTAGTTTTTCAGTATCTGCAGGATTTAcagagagagttggagaaggtGGAACCCAGAACTGTAGAGACGATTACCAGACCTTATAGCTTCATTAGATTCGGTAATCTTACTTATTTTTGGATGCCATTCCAGTTTATCCTGCTTGTAACTTGTAAACCATATTAGGAAAAAATGGACCGGGCTATGAAAAATAGGAGGATTGAAAAGTGATCAGACTGCGAGGCTTTTACCATTTTCGTTGAGCAAAATCTGGGTCTTCTTGCTAAATGTGGGTGGCACTGATGCTTTTGCGTTTGGCAAAAAGCCCTTGGCCATGTTTACTTGTGGTGGGTGTTAGCTAGTGTAAGCAGTTGGGTCATGGGTGGTCCCTGGAAATCACTAATATTTGGTTCCTCAGGCATACTAGCACAGTCTAAATCAAGCTGCAGTTGTGCATGTTTCGAACAGCGGCTTTAATAATGTGACAGTAGATCAACGTAAACCTGATTCGAGGTCGATATTGACATTGTGAATCTTGAACCTGCCATAAAGATTTTAACATAGTTGTCTTTTATGTGTACTCTACCATGGGTGTGCAGATACTGTGATAGGGAATATTAGGAAACAATATTTAGACACAAGAACGCAAGCAAATCTGTCTAAGCTAAATGCCAATCGTCGACAAGAACTAGATATCATAACAGAAGACTTGTCCAAGATCATTGAAAATAAACGAAATTCAGGTAgagtttcttctttgcttccattttcttttttaagagtTCTGCTCATATGCAAGTTGCAGTTTTAAGGTGGTTATCTAACAAAATGTAATTTCCTGTATGGTCAGAGATTTTAGAGAAAGTGTTGTTGAGCTCTGGTAATGAATCTTCCATATGGTGTTCTCCTTGTCTTGAGGTAGGTATATTGGCAATTTATATTGTTGTTCTCCAGTGCTATTCAACTGAGCAAACCAAATTTTAGCATGTtaaagagaatgagaaatgCTTAACTTGTCCTCAGACCATGTGTCCACCATGGGCAATAGTACATCATGACCAAGCTTTGCTTAGCATTATTCCTAAGTaaagaaataagtaaaaaaggGAATGGGTTTGCTGCCAGGCTGCATGGACCCTGTGCCAgcgtgggggccaatgggagcacgcaCATGGGCATCCAAGgggggggtggtcatttcactgccCCATGTGAGAGGACGCAGGGGGACGCTGCTAGGCAGCGTTTTTtccccccaataaaaaaaaaataaaataaagagataaTAGCAGAAACtgcaaaaaataatttttttccttctctatgCTAATTTGAATTGTTTTCATACACAGGTGGTTGCCTTGAAATGGACACCTATTACCATCATTCTTCTTGTTGCCATTGTCCTCTTGTGGAGCTACATCATCCTCTCAGAGTATGTTGTCGTTTAGTTCATGATATCTCCCCAATCAGAGGagttggggggtgggggagatgaATTTTTATTACAAACCTAAGATACTGAAAGATACAACTTTGTGTTTTGGGAGGAAACTTAGAAGATGTGATGTGAAACCTCTAAATCCATGTAGCAAACTGGGGACATACATGAGGTCAACTGATTTGTAAGAAGTGTACTATTCTTGGAATGAAATTCATAGTCAATCGCCAATAAATTCATCTTTATTAGTGCATTAATCAATTATTCTGGATGAGGATACATGGTGGAAGGCATTGTCATCTGCTAGAACTCATGAAAAGGGCTTGTTAATGTTTTTCTTCATTTAAATAACAATACATTGCTTTAAAGTTAAAGTATTGCACCTTCAAAAGAAACCATCCCAAGAAGTCCTGAGAAACGATTGGAATCAGATAAGGGTAAACTGGAGAACAGACCTGAGTTCTATCATTCTCTATCATTATCTGCACCTATCTTCCCTTCTCCAACTGTATTTAGTTGTGTTGCTAGTGCTACTCTCAGATTTTCAATCTTTTCCATCAATGTTGTCAAATCAATAGCTTTAAGGATCCCCTCCTTGAATTCTGCTTCCAATTTGTTTACTGTATCTGGAATTGAGCCCTTAACAATCCCTCCCTCAACTCCTCAATCTTAGCTCTCATTCTCTCAACCCTGCCACGTTATTGCTCTTTCAATCCCTATAGCAATCTCAGCAGTTGTATTCATCAAAATCTTCCCTTCCAAATGACTTGGAAGAATTTTATAACTTTCTCTTACCTACCTCCACAATCTCCAAAGTCCAAATTAGCCGACTTCAGTACTCCCTCAAGCTCTTCCTTTGCCTTTCCACTTCCTCTGCCATACCTTTTATCCAATGGGTTCCCCTTCATTAATCTTTGCTGTGCATTTCTCAACATCTCCATCTTCCCCTTCACATTGGCATTGAGTTTCTGATTAATCTGAGTcctcagtctctctctcctttctacTTGACAAGTAAGATATGCTCCAGGTTGTGATAAGTTATGGTTAAATTACAGGATAAGTTTGTGCACCTTTCCTTTAAGCTGGGGTTAAGAGGCTGATTGGAAATATATCTGATGCATTAGATAAATCCATTTTCAGATCGAAATGAAAGCATTGGTTATTTCCTGATCCAACTCGTTGTTGAGCTTCTTAACTGCTTCATTGGTGATAGGACTTGATGGCCCTTTAGCATTTTGGAAGATCCTTCTTGAAGCTCTTGATCTCTGACTCCATACTAGCAATCATTGATGAATTGTCAATGTCAGAGGGCTTCATGTTCTGTTTACTGGTATACCTTCTTCCTGAATAACTCCAATTGACCGGTATTTGAGCGTACGGTGGTGGAGCAATTTGTCTATATCCATTTTTGCCAACTTCTGGGTTTGACAACAAATTAGTTCTCACTGGCCAATAAGCAAGTAATCAATGACAGGAGGTATGATTGAAAACAATCTCATAGCCCTTACTTAACATTTTGCCCTGAAATGGCAGTTAAAATCTAAAGGTGTTACCTAGTAGGAACACAACATACACCCTTTCCTTTTTACACAGGAACAGAGGAAACATGAACGAACACTTACAATTTTATTGCCCAACTATCCCAATCCCTAAATCTATTGCTCACTTCCCACATTCCCAACCCTAAACTCTCTCTCGCCACTTCCCCATATTCCCCTTCTCTCTTACCCACCTTCCCATCCCCGACTTTCTCGCGCAGCTACCCTAATCCCCAATTCTCTCACTCACCTCTCACACCCCCCACCCCTATCACACCCCACCCCCGATTGTATCACCCAACTATCCCAATCCCTAAATCCCTTGCTCACTGTCCACGCCCCAACCCTAAACTCTCTTGCCCATTCCCCCGTCTCTCTTACCCACCTCTCCATCACTGATTATCTAGCCCAGCTACCCTAATCCCCAATTCTCTTGCTCACCTCTCACACTCCCCTCACCCCaaactctctctcccccacTTCCACCATCCCCGAGTTTCTCGCCCAGCTTTTCCAACCCCCAGTGCTCACGTTTATAACCCCCTTCTCCCGTCTCCCCCATTATCTAACAACTCAAGCAAAAGTGGCTGCTATTTACGGGGTTATCACTGTGGTAAGATTTATTACAACGGACATAGTCTTCCCCATGGTAATAACTATTGGCGCCATAAGTAAGAGACCAGATAAGCATCTGATAACATTGCTACTTTCTTTTTTGACCTACTGTTATCTGAATTATCAACTGTGCTAAATTTCTGGTGCTCGTTGCTGTATATTTTGATCTTGAAAGTGCCTCATCTTGCTTATGTACTTCTCTATGGTTGTGAGGTACTTGCTTTGTGTTGAATTAGTGCTAAAACTTGAGATTTTGATGTGCTATTGTTCTTTGATCGTATTTGGATATGTCACTATATTTTGACACCTATTAGACCGTTTATGGCTGTTATGTTGATACCATTAACCCTTTCATATTTACATATGCACTGTCATCCTTTGATTGCTTTATGTCGTCTATTTATGCAGTGTCAACTACTTGATTGCTTATTTTATTGGTGTTGTGTTAATATCACAAAACCCTTCAGTTATCCTACTGTCTATTCTTATTTCTGGTAGAACCCGTCATATTTCTGTTTGCTATTGAATCCAGCTATTTCCTTTTCTTCGGCCTGATCTGCTGTAGCATTGATAGCATTTTTATTTATGTCATGTTGTACTACTTGCCCCTCATATTGACGATAACCTGAAATACATGTTTACTTCATCATCAttatttgtttagttttaaGCACTTGTTTACCATATCTGTGCCTTGCTTTGCTTGATTATGTGCCTTGCTCTGCTTGATTTTGTACCTTACTTACCTTTTGAGAGTGTTTTTTAACGCATTAGGTATGTTCTCTCCTTTCTACCCTTTCGTATATACAtttttagtatatatatatatatattttttttgcccGGCCCCCTCTAGGGAAACAGGGGCGGGGGTCCAACGAGCACTTGCTGCGGAGGGGGCCCACAAGCACCTGGCCCGCCCCTTCTTCAGTAAAGCCGACCTCTTTTTCACCAGTGCTGACGCAGTGCGCTCTGGTTGTAAAgcggaagaagagggagaatggGCACAGCCCCACCAGCAGCCCGCGTTTCCGACCCAAAAGGAATTGAAAATGAAACAAGAATCTGTCAAAACTATCCGTCAAAGCGAAAGATCTGATCCAACAGAAATCCCGCATGTTGAACACAACTGATATGCGGCTACGGCTAGGCGATCATATCATGCCATACatgatacatatatatatatatatatatatatatatatatatatatatcttatagTGGTGCATCAGGTCGGCAGCCGACACTTTAATACATTCTGCCGATtaccttttgcatggatccttttgtgttttgatctcttttctcttgatCTCATGTCTTTCCATCCTCATTTTACTAGGGTGTCCCCTGTAAGTGGCGTGCTATGCAGTGAAAAGTAGACGAGGGCAAGTAAGAGGAAACATTTCGGCCTAGaagcataggattagattagcttcctggaacattggatccttaacgGATAAGAGTCTGGAGTTGGTAGATGTCATGAGGAGGCGTGGAACAAATATTGCTTGTATCCAagagacaagatggaagggtaacaaagctAAGGCGTTGGATGAAATCAAACTTTGCTATTTGGGAGATCATAGTAATAGAAGCGGAGTGGGCATAATTATGGACAAAGATCTAAAGGATGATGTAGTGGAAGTCAGAAGACTGGGAGacaggattatatccatcaaactggTATTGGAGAAAAAGGTTGTCAATATTGTTTGCACCCCAAGTAGGTTTGGATGAGAGTAGTAAACGTCAATTTTAGGAACACATGGACGACTTAATGTAGGGTTTGGTTAGGATGAAGcaattattattggaggtgactTGAACGAAAATGTTGGGAGTAATCATAAAGGATATGAGGATGTACATGGCGGTTTCAAGGTTGGGGAGAGGAACAAGGGGGagacctcaatcctagactttgcggtcgcttatgatctttccattgtgaacactttctt is a window encoding:
- the LOC122664573 gene encoding 25.3 kDa vesicle transport protein isoform X2, with protein sequence MVKLTIIGRVSDGLPIAQGPRYVNEENDNMLFYKQQGEFILREISRGVLSPSKMSIRIDHHCFYFLVDNGFCYSTLCESSYPRKLVFQYLQDLQRELEKVEPRTVETITRPYSFIRFGNIRKQYLDTRTQANLSKLNANRRQELDIITEDLSKIIENKRNSEILEKVLLSSGNESSIWCSPCLEVVALKWTPITIILLVAIVLLWSYIILSEYVVV
- the LOC122664573 gene encoding 25.3 kDa vesicle transport protein isoform X1 produces the protein MVKLTIIGRVSDGLPIAQGPRYVNEENDNMLFYKQQGEFILREISRGVLSPSKMSIRIDHHCFYFLVDNGFCYSTLCESSYPRKLVFQYLQDLQRELEKVEPRTVETITRPYSFIRFDTVIGNIRKQYLDTRTQANLSKLNANRRQELDIITEDLSKIIENKRNSEILEKVLLSSGNESSIWCSPCLEVVALKWTPITIILLVAIVLLWSYIILSEYVVV